A region from the Aegilops tauschii subsp. strangulata cultivar AL8/78 chromosome 5, Aet v6.0, whole genome shotgun sequence genome encodes:
- the LOC109761380 gene encoding uncharacterized protein — MIDSSYIDPDHNNYIIYRAGVNKLEVLPAHPTRLFADWSVALLRYPDDGRFLVANLRSTYDLGQYALDLFDSRSSTWITRPMRTEPPHEDCYYGTPTKVITLGGDCGSVGWVDLWNGILIGDLLPGGDGDDNNVLRFIRLPMLLAPNKMTPGCLSCDWDVSVGRDGSIKYSEVWAHPVPGSPTYIFEDWGATILTWLESKKKWHIDLKLKASDIIVDETHSQLLPQHDVKATTKNATLSRLHTGHPALSLHDDDVVYIMAKVDHMDDDSWMLAIDMRNKTLKGVAAFTSYHLRLSFYAKRFAPSLSLHRKKNPSKTAKQQPGKTLANSCRVEQEEQELRILEPQVITIQPPSVPKEDSVGILPLGQGSDVPEGIGAASANVSAPRSFTVEVKNDGAGDANEQTKETSASNATGLTSLGPLSPSDEGAVLNNDLIEKTDGYLSDEHSFEHNQNADSNGDMSTTAYQLEDLTIHEENRPKPSDDNPAIIIPGHLQVSNADFAHLTFGSFVSGTLDASCSMMPANAPAMPPFRELDPTFSLLLTNPPLATMVHGTPQSSVNNATVSSQPQENVNQGGLSNPQLTHSQGSTGIAPGPPLPHYLAALHPYAQGGLPLGYENMIGYPSLPQSYAYLPPAAYQQAYMNSGLFHQGAAAAPNSGVKYPMPQYKSNVPLGSLPQPASMLSNYVGGFGTANGMPQNSALNQSNPSATTGPGFDGAMPSQYKDGNPYMSLQQGKNPAMWMHGAGSRGMPPLAANPLYGYQGQQGYQGQQGHQGGLRQGQMPSQYGTTLGQSQPGLGPEHRNPSDGNLSAAATAQANQMWLNGY, encoded by the exons ATGATCGACTCTTCATACATCGACCCAGACCACAACAACTACATCATCTACCGTGCCGGCGTCAACAAGCTTGAGGTGCTCCCCGCCCACCCCACCCGCTTGTTCGCCGACTGGTCAGTTGCCCTCCTGCGCTACCCCGACGACGGCAGGTTCTTGGTCGCCAATCTCCGTTCAACTTACGACCTTGGGCAGTACGCCCTCGATCTGTTTGACTCCCGGTCAAGCACATGGATCACCAGGCCCATGCGTACAGAACCTCCACACGAGGACTGCTACTATGGCACTCCGACCAAGGTGATCACCCTCGGTGGCGATTGCGGTTCAGTCGGTTGGGTCGACCTATGGAATGGCATCCTCATCGGTGATCTGCTCCCTGGCGGCGACGGCGATGACAACAACGTCCTCCGCTTCATCCGTTTGCCCATGCTTTTGGCGCCCAACAAGATGACCCCGGGCTGTTTGTCCTGTGACTGGGACGTCTCTGTCGGCAGAGACGGCTCCATCAAATACTCAGAGGTGTGGGCTCATCCTGTCCCTGGCTCACCGACCTACATCTTCGAGGACTGGGGTGCTACCATACTGACATGGCTGGAGTCCAAGAAGAAGTGGCACATCGACCTCAAGCTCAAAGCCTCGGACATCATCGTGGATGAGACTCACTCCCAGTTGCTTCCTCAGCATGATGTCAAGGCCACAACGAAGAATGCAACCTTGAGCAGACTTCACACAGGGCATCCTGCTCTCAGCTTGCATGATGATGATGTTGTTTACATCATGGCCAAGGTTGACCACATGGACGACGACTCGTGGATGCTTGCTATTGACATGAGGAACAAGACTCTAAAAGGAGTGGCTGCTTTCACCA GTTATCACCTGAGGTTGTCTTTTTACGCTAAAAGATTTGCACCTTCTTTATCTCTTCACAGAAAGAAGAATCCTTCTAAAACTGCCAAGCAACAACCTGGGAAGACTCTTGCTAACAGCTGTCGTGTGGAACAAGAAGAACAGGAGCTGAGGATACTCGAGCCTCAAGTTATTACTATTCAGCCCCCGTCTGTACCTAAGGAGGACTCTGTTGGCATATTACCTCTAGGACAGGGGTCTGATGTGCCAGAAGGCATTGGTGCTGCTTCCGCAAATGTGAGTGCACCAAGATCATTTACCGTGGAGGTCAAGAATGACGGCGCTGGAGATGCCAATGAGCAAACTAAGGAGACAAGTGCAAGCAATGCCACTGGCCTAACATCTCTAGGACCATTATCCCCGTCTGATGAAGGCGCGGTCTTGAATAATGACTTGATAGAGAAAACAGATGGCTATCTCTCTGATGAACATTCATTTGAACACAACCAAA ATGCAGATTCAAATGGTGATATGTCTACTACAGCGTATCAGTTGGAAGACTTGACCATACATGAGGAAAACAGACCAAAACCATCTGATGATAACCCAGCTATAATAATCCCAGGCCACCTTCAGGTTTCCAATGCTGATTTTGCGCACTTGACATTCGGTAGTTTTGTGTCTGGGACACTCGATGCATCATGCTCCATGATGCCTGCCAATGCACCAGCAATGCCGCCTTTCCGTGAGTTGGATCCAACATTCTCACTGCTTCTTACTAACCCTCCATTGGCTACAATGGTTCATGGTACACCACAATCGTCCGTGAACAATGCAACTGTTTCTTCACAACCACAAGAG AATGTTAATCAAGGTGGTTTATCCAACCCACAGTTGACCCACTCTCAGGGAAGCACCGGCATTGCCCCAGGTCCTCCTCTGCCTCACTATCTTGCTGCCCTTCATCCTTATGCTCAAGGAGGGCTTCCCCTTGGATATGAAAACATGATCGGATACCCATCTTTGCCGCAAAGCTATGCGTATCTCCCGCCTGCTGCCTATCAGCAAGCATACATGAACAGTGGTCTATTCCACCAAGGCGCAGCTGCAGCTCCCAACTCGGGCGTAAAATACCCAATGCCACAATACAAGAGCAATGTTCCTCTTGGGAGCCTTCCACAGCCAGCCTCGATGCTCTCCAACTACGTTGGAGGTTTCGGAACTGCAAATGGCATGCCTCAAAACTCTGCCCTGAACCAAAGCAATCCGTCGGCAACCACAGGTCCTGGGTTTGATGGAGCAATGCCCTCCCAATACAAGGATGGAAACCCCTACATGTCTCTACAGCAG GGCAAGAACCCTGCAATGTGGATGCATGGAGCTGGTTCGCGAGGAATGCCGCCTCTTGCTGCCAACCCCTTGTATGGCTATCAAGGGCAGCAGGGCTACCAGGGGCAGCAGGGCCACCAGGGCGGCCTTAGGCAGGGGCAGATGCCATCGCAGTACGGCACAACGCTCGGGCAGTCGCAGCCAGGCCTAGGACCCGAACACCGAAACCCCAGCGATGGAAACTTGAGTGCTGCCGCCACCGCCCAGGCTAACCAAATGTGGCTGAATGGCTACTGA